GCAACACACAACAATAAGAACAGGGAAGGAGGAACAGATGATCAACACTCGATTGCGCCTGTCTGGCGTAGCGCTCCCCGGTGTCGGTTTGGCAGGGCTGCTGCAACTCTGCGCAGTCGATGCGGTGCAGGCCGCCGAGTTCAGCGTGCTGGACAATCAGGTCACCGGCTCACTCGACACGACTCTGTCCTATGGCCGCTTGTGGCGGGTTCAGGGCCGGGACAAGAACAACGATGACGTCAACACCAACGACGGCAATCGCAATTTCGACACCGGGCTGGTTTCCGAGGTGTACAAGATCACTTCGGAGCTGGAGGCCAACTACCAGAACTACGGGATGTTCCTGCGCGGCACGGCGTTCTACGACACCCAGTTGATGGACAAGCGCAACGACTACTACCACAACAACAGCCCGTCGCAGCCGAGCCAGAGTTATCCCCAGGACGACCGTTTCACCAGCCAGACCCGCGACATCGCCGGCAGCCGGATCGAGATGCTTGACGCCTACGTTCACGGCAGTTGGGACGTTGCGCAAATGCCGGTGACGGCGCGGGTAGGGCGTCAGGTGTTCAACTGGGGCGAGGGGATTTTCTATCGCGGCGGGATCAACACCACCAACCCGGTGGACGCCGCCAAGTACCGCTTGCCCGGTGCCGAGGTCAAGGAAGTGCTGATGCCGGTGGAGGCGGTCAGCTTCAACATCGGCCTGACCGACAGCCTGACGATGGAGAGCTTCTACCAGACCAACTGGAAGGAAACCCGCATCGACCCGGTCGGCACCTTCTACTCGCAGACCGATCTGTTCGCCGACGGCGGCAACACCGCTTACAACAACTTCAGCGGCACTGCCCTCGATACACCGGTGCCGGGGTTCGGCAATGTCATCGGCCTGTACAGCGCACTGGGCAACAACCCGATGCTGGGCCCGGCGTTGAAATCCACCGGCCTCTACGCCAACGGCGTGACCCCGGCCTACGGCAACACCCTGAAAGTGGCGTCCATCGGCAAGGACTACAACGCACGCAACGACGGCCAGTTCGGCTTTGCCTTTCGCTACATCGCCGAAGAACTCAACAGCACCGAGTTCGGCCTGTACATGGTCAACTACCACGCCAAGGAACCGACCATTGCCGCCGACCTCGGTGGCTACAAGGGCATCGACATGAATGCCCTGACCAACATGCTTTCCAGTGTCGCCGGCAGTCAGGCCGGGGCCCTGGCCAACGGGCTGGCGACTGCCGATGTGATGGGCAACATCCAGGCTCATCGGCGGTATGCCGAAGACATCCGCATGTACGGTTTCAGCTTCAACACCACGCTGGGCAATGCCTCGGTATTCGGTGAGCTGGCCTATCGACCGAACCTGCCCATCGGCATCGCGGCCACCAACGATTTGATCGGCGATCTGGCCAACGGCGCTGCGGCGGCGGTGTCCGGCAAGGCCATCAACGTCGGCGGGCAAATGGTCACCCTCGACAGCCAGATCAACAACGCCGAGCGCGTCGAAGCGTTCAACACGTCGTTGGGCAGCATCTACAACTTCGGCCCGACGCTGTCGTTCGACTCGATG
This genomic window from Pseudomonas kribbensis contains:
- a CDS encoding DUF1302 domain-containing protein, producing the protein MINTRLRLSGVALPGVGLAGLLQLCAVDAVQAAEFSVLDNQVTGSLDTTLSYGRLWRVQGRDKNNDDVNTNDGNRNFDTGLVSEVYKITSELEANYQNYGMFLRGTAFYDTQLMDKRNDYYHNNSPSQPSQSYPQDDRFTSQTRDIAGSRIEMLDAYVHGSWDVAQMPVTARVGRQVFNWGEGIFYRGGINTTNPVDAAKYRLPGAEVKEVLMPVEAVSFNIGLTDSLTMESFYQTNWKETRIDPVGTFYSQTDLFADGGNTAYNNFSGTALDTPVPGFGNVIGLYSALGNNPMLGPALKSTGLYANGVTPAYGNTLKVASIGKDYNARNDGQFGFAFRYIAEELNSTEFGLYMVNYHAKEPTIAADLGGYKGIDMNALTNMLSSVAGSQAGALANGLATADVMGNIQAHRRYAEDIRMYGFSFNTTLGNASVFGELAYRPNLPIGIAATNDLIGDLANGAAAAVSGKAINVGGQMVTLDSQINNAERVEAFNTSLGSIYNFGPTLSFDSMFGIFELASEHLRGSSLQYTAYDGSTRYYAGTGNTSYVSGGDRDDQVNRNSYSYTVMFNGTWNDVYAGINVSPYVVYKDDFKGNSYQAGNAIDGRKAYTLGVKANYQNKLEAELQYTEFWGGGQNNGIRDRDNVGFNLKYFL